One part of the Streptomyces sp. NBC_00286 genome encodes these proteins:
- a CDS encoding type 1 glutamine amidotransferase family protein, whose translation MVATTARKPVHLAVYDTFADWETGHTTAYLARAGYEIRTVGPSRAPVTSIGGLRIQPDLALDDVRPEDSSLLILTGADLWDTSDDLAPFARKARGFLDADVPVAAICGATAGLAREGLLDDRDHTSAISFYLAATGYKGGERYVDADAVTDGKLITAGPTEPVAFAREVFGMLGVYEGEVLDAWYRLFHDSDPEAYAVLEAAGQ comes from the coding sequence ATGGTCGCCACAACCGCCCGTAAGCCTGTCCACCTCGCCGTCTACGACACCTTCGCCGACTGGGAGACCGGGCACACGACCGCGTATCTCGCCCGCGCCGGATACGAGATCCGGACCGTGGGACCCAGTCGCGCACCGGTGACGAGCATCGGCGGCCTGCGGATCCAGCCGGACCTGGCCCTCGATGACGTACGCCCCGAGGACAGCTCCCTGCTGATCCTCACCGGCGCCGACCTCTGGGACACAAGCGACGACCTCGCACCGTTCGCCCGCAAGGCGCGCGGCTTCCTCGACGCGGACGTCCCCGTCGCCGCCATCTGCGGAGCCACCGCCGGGCTGGCCCGCGAAGGCCTGCTCGACGACCGCGACCACACCAGCGCCATCTCCTTCTATCTGGCCGCCACCGGATACAAGGGCGGCGAGCGGTACGTAGACGCCGACGCCGTGACCGACGGGAAGCTGATCACCGCCGGTCCCACCGAACCCGTCGCCTTCGCCCGCGAGGTGTTCGGGATGCTCGGTGTGTACGAGGGCGAGGTGCTGGACGCCTGGTACCGGCTGTTCCACGACTCGGACCCGGAGGCGTACGCCGTTCTCGAAGCGGCCGGCCAGTGA
- a CDS encoding ABC transporter ATP-binding protein, giving the protein MTKAISVSGLHKSFGKTHALDGLDLDVETGEVHGFLGPNGAGKSTTIRVLLGLLRADAGAAQLLGRDPWTDAVELHRHLAYVPGDVELWPNLTGGEAIDLLSRLRGGINRQRRDELIERFDLDPTKKGRAYSKGNRQKVAIVAALASDAELLLLDEPTAGLDPLMEVVFQDVIFEAKAAGKTVLLSSHILAQVEKLADRVSIIRLGKIVQSGTLSEMRHLTRTTIEAETETPATGLDGLPGIHDLRTDEGRVRFAVDGGQLDGAVRKLTEFGIRSLVSHPPTLEELMLRHYGDELSANGHGNGDGRGHDNGKSTATSDGAVR; this is encoded by the coding sequence ATGACGAAGGCAATCTCTGTCTCCGGACTGCACAAGTCGTTCGGCAAGACTCACGCGCTGGACGGCCTCGACCTGGACGTCGAGACCGGCGAAGTCCACGGCTTCCTCGGCCCCAACGGCGCCGGGAAGTCCACCACCATCCGCGTCCTGCTGGGCCTGCTGCGCGCCGACGCGGGCGCGGCTCAGCTGCTTGGCCGCGACCCCTGGACCGACGCGGTGGAGCTGCACCGGCACCTCGCCTACGTTCCCGGCGACGTAGAGCTGTGGCCCAACCTCACCGGCGGCGAGGCCATCGACCTCCTCTCGCGGCTGCGCGGGGGAATCAACCGGCAGCGCCGGGACGAGCTCATCGAGCGCTTTGACCTCGACCCGACCAAGAAGGGCCGCGCGTACTCGAAGGGCAACCGGCAGAAGGTCGCCATCGTCGCCGCACTGGCCTCCGACGCCGAACTTCTGCTGCTCGACGAGCCGACGGCGGGCCTCGACCCCCTCATGGAGGTGGTCTTCCAGGACGTCATCTTCGAGGCGAAGGCCGCGGGCAAGACCGTTCTGCTGTCCAGCCACATCCTGGCCCAGGTGGAGAAGCTCGCCGACCGTGTGAGCATCATCCGGCTCGGGAAGATCGTGCAGTCGGGCACACTCAGCGAGATGCGGCACCTGACCCGCACGACGATCGAGGCCGAGACCGAGACCCCGGCCACCGGGCTCGACGGCCTGCCGGGCATCCACGACTTGCGGACGGACGAGGGCAGGGTGCGGTTCGCCGTCGACGGCGGTCAGCTCGACGGCGCGGTCCGCAAGCTGACCGAGTTCGGCATCCGCAGCCTGGTCAGCCACCCGCCGACGCTCGAAGAGCTCATGCTGCGCCACTACGGCGACGAGCTCTCCGCCAACGGGCACGGCAACGGCGACGGCAGGGGGCACGACAACGGCAAGTCCACCGCCACAAGTGACGGAGCCGTCCGATGA
- a CDS encoding GntR family transcriptional regulator — MPGTGGNGAVTRSTLRQQIADALRDEVLAGRLKPGQEFTVKEIAEQYGVSATPVREALVDLSAQGLLDADQHRGFRVHEYSPADYRDMIEARSLVTDGLFHQYLDEKSDISRAARAALDPRADDPRQAAVLAGVRRRGEEAERAAAAGDLNILIGYDLRFWRELSNLFGNPYLADFLHRLRVQSWVCAVQYLHTVDLRGHLWAEHTALVDALARRDAEAAHEIVTAYNTHSLALIERLAAG, encoded by the coding sequence ATGCCCGGCACCGGCGGCAACGGCGCCGTGACGCGCAGCACGCTGCGACAGCAGATCGCGGACGCGCTGCGTGACGAGGTGCTGGCCGGGCGCCTGAAGCCGGGCCAGGAGTTCACGGTGAAGGAGATCGCCGAGCAGTACGGCGTCTCCGCGACCCCCGTCCGCGAGGCCCTGGTCGACCTGTCGGCGCAGGGTCTGCTGGACGCGGACCAGCACCGCGGTTTCCGCGTGCACGAGTACTCGCCGGCCGACTACCGGGACATGATCGAGGCCCGGAGCCTGGTCACGGACGGCCTGTTCCACCAGTACCTGGACGAGAAGTCCGACATCAGCCGGGCCGCCCGCGCCGCCCTGGACCCGCGCGCCGACGACCCGCGCCAAGCCGCCGTCCTCGCCGGAGTGCGCCGCCGCGGCGAGGAGGCCGAGCGGGCTGCCGCGGCCGGTGACCTGAACATACTGATCGGCTACGACCTGCGCTTCTGGCGCGAGCTCAGCAATCTGTTCGGCAACCCCTACCTCGCCGACTTCCTGCACCGGCTGCGCGTCCAGTCCTGGGTGTGCGCGGTCCAGTACCTGCATACGGTCGATCTGCGCGGCCACCTCTGGGCCGAGCACACCGCCCTCGTGGACGCCCTCGCCCGCCGCGACGCCGAGGCGGCACACGAGATCGTCACCGCGTACAACACGCACTCGCTGGCACTCATCGAACGGCTGGCGGCGGGATGA
- a CDS encoding DUF397 domain-containing protein — protein sequence MRRVDVQWRKSSFSEDSDGNCVEVALCDDDVLIRESDEPGAIVTTTSERLRTFLVGIRAGAVGHSS from the coding sequence GTGAGAAGAGTGGATGTCCAGTGGCGTAAGTCCTCGTTCTCCGAGGACTCCGACGGCAACTGCGTCGAAGTCGCCTTGTGCGACGATGACGTGCTCATACGTGAGAGCGATGAGCCGGGTGCGATCGTGACGACCACATCGGAACGGCTCCGCACGTTCCTGGTCGGCATCAGGGCGGGTGCGGTCGGCCACTCGTCGTAG
- a CDS encoding helix-turn-helix domain-containing protein translates to MASRKPPTERQQRLGAELRKMREQVGLSLTEAAELHRVDKATISNTESARYGVSSDRVRVWAANYSCPDRKYVDALAEMARERGANWWDTYRGLVPAVLLDLAELEHHAVALRTAQLTHMPGLLQHEDYARAVIGEAVPDPAPEDLDRKVEFRVRRSAVLDLEEPPSCTFLIHEAALRMLFGGARVAKRQLAYLLEQSDRENVTVRILPFAAGGFPSAGSSTMYAYGPVAQLDTVQSDTRLGSRFLHAETHRANYRMVLDRMEERSLDPDRSREFIREVVQQL, encoded by the coding sequence ATGGCGTCCAGGAAGCCTCCGACTGAGCGGCAGCAGCGTTTGGGTGCAGAGTTGCGCAAGATGCGTGAGCAGGTTGGGTTGTCGCTGACCGAGGCTGCCGAACTGCATCGCGTCGACAAGGCCACGATCAGTAACACGGAGTCCGCCCGGTACGGCGTGAGTTCGGACCGTGTCCGTGTATGGGCCGCCAACTACTCCTGCCCGGACCGCAAGTATGTCGACGCGCTTGCCGAGATGGCCAGGGAGCGGGGTGCGAACTGGTGGGACACGTACAGGGGGCTCGTCCCGGCGGTTCTTCTGGACCTGGCGGAGTTGGAGCACCATGCGGTCGCACTCCGCACCGCGCAGCTCACACACATGCCGGGGCTTCTCCAGCACGAGGACTACGCACGTGCGGTCATCGGGGAGGCGGTCCCTGATCCCGCTCCCGAGGACCTCGACCGCAAGGTCGAGTTTCGTGTCAGGCGAAGCGCCGTACTTGACCTGGAGGAGCCGCCGTCGTGCACGTTCCTCATCCACGAGGCGGCGTTGCGCATGTTGTTCGGCGGTGCCCGGGTAGCCAAGCGCCAACTGGCGTACCTACTGGAGCAGTCCGATCGGGAGAATGTGACCGTACGGATTCTCCCGTTCGCAGCCGGCGGATTCCCCAGTGCCGGAAGCTCGACCATGTACGCCTACGGCCCTGTTGCACAGCTCGACACGGTGCAGTCGGACACGCGTCTGGGGTCAAGGTTCCTCCACGCCGAGACTCATCGCGCGAACTACCGCATGGTCTTGGATCGTATGGAGGAGCGTTCCCTGGACCCTGACCGTTCACGGGAGTTCATTCGTGAAGTCGTACAGCAACTCTGA
- a CDS encoding adenylosuccinate synthase, which produces MPALVLLGAQWGDEGKGKATDLLGGSVDYVVRYQGGNNAGHTVVVGDQKYALHLLPSGILSPGCTPVIGNGVVVDPSVLLSELSGLNERGVDTSKLLISGNAHIITPYNVTVDKVTERFLGKRKIGTTGRGIGPTYADKINRVGIRVQDLYDESILTQKVEAALDIKNQVLTKLYNRRAIAVGQVVDELLGYAAQIEQYVADTVLVLNQALEADKVVLFEGGQGTLLDIDHGTYPFVTSSNPTAGGACTGAGVGPTKISRVIGILKAYTTRVGAGPFPTELFDEDGEALRRIGGERGVTTGRDRRCGWFDAVIARYATRVNGLTDFFLTKLDVLTGWEQIPVCVAYEIDGKRVEELPYSQTDFHHAKPVYELLPGWSEDISKAKTFADLPKNAQDYVKALEEMSGAPISAIGVGPGRDETIEINSFI; this is translated from the coding sequence GTGCCCGCACTTGTGCTGCTCGGTGCTCAGTGGGGTGACGAAGGCAAGGGAAAGGCCACCGACCTGCTCGGTGGATCCGTGGACTACGTGGTGCGCTACCAGGGCGGCAACAACGCCGGCCACACGGTGGTCGTGGGCGACCAGAAGTACGCCCTGCATCTCCTCCCTTCCGGAATCCTCTCGCCCGGATGCACGCCGGTCATCGGTAACGGTGTCGTCGTCGACCCGTCGGTCCTGCTCTCCGAGCTGAGCGGTCTGAACGAGCGCGGCGTCGACACGTCCAAGCTGCTGATCAGCGGAAACGCTCACATCATCACGCCGTACAACGTCACCGTGGACAAGGTGACGGAACGCTTCCTCGGGAAGCGGAAGATCGGCACGACGGGCCGAGGCATCGGCCCCACCTACGCCGACAAGATCAACCGCGTGGGCATCCGCGTCCAGGACCTGTACGACGAGTCGATCCTGACCCAGAAGGTCGAGGCGGCCCTCGACATCAAGAACCAGGTCCTGACCAAGCTCTACAACCGCCGCGCGATCGCCGTCGGCCAGGTCGTGGACGAACTGCTGGGCTACGCCGCGCAGATCGAGCAGTACGTCGCCGACACCGTCCTGGTCCTCAACCAGGCCCTGGAGGCCGACAAGGTGGTCCTCTTCGAGGGCGGCCAGGGCACGCTCCTCGACATCGACCACGGCACGTACCCCTTCGTGACCTCGTCGAACCCGACCGCGGGCGGCGCCTGCACGGGCGCGGGCGTGGGCCCGACGAAGATCAGCCGGGTCATCGGCATCCTGAAGGCCTACACGACCCGGGTCGGCGCCGGCCCCTTCCCGACCGAACTCTTCGACGAGGACGGCGAGGCCCTGCGCCGCATCGGCGGCGAGCGCGGCGTGACGACGGGCCGCGACCGCCGCTGCGGCTGGTTCGACGCGGTCATCGCCCGTTACGCGACCCGCGTCAACGGCCTCACCGACTTCTTCCTCACCAAGCTCGACGTCCTCACCGGCTGGGAGCAGATCCCGGTCTGCGTGGCGTACGAGATCGACGGCAAGCGAGTAGAGGAACTCCCGTACTCCCAGACCGACTTCCACCACGCGAAGCCGGTCTACGAGCTGCTCCCCGGCTGGTCCGAGGACATCAGCAAGGCCAAGACCTTCGCCGACCTCCCCAAGAACGCCCAGGACTACGTCAAGGCGCTGGAGGAGATGTCGGGAGCGCCGATCTCGGCGATCGGCGTGGGCCCGGGGCGGGACGAGACGATCGAGATCAACTCGTTCATCTGA
- a CDS encoding DUF3303 family protein: MRVMLKATLDTEKANEVIHSGKLQELIKSVLEKTKPEAAYFGPVDGRRTCFLIFDMKDSSELPPTGEPFFSDLNAKVEVSPIMNLEDLQKGLSQLG; the protein is encoded by the coding sequence ATGCGCGTCATGCTCAAGGCGACCCTGGACACTGAGAAGGCGAACGAGGTCATTCACAGCGGCAAGCTCCAGGAGCTGATCAAGTCGGTGCTGGAGAAGACCAAGCCGGAGGCCGCCTACTTCGGTCCTGTGGATGGCCGGCGGACCTGCTTCCTGATTTTCGACATGAAGGACAGCTCGGAGCTGCCCCCGACCGGTGAACCGTTCTTCAGCGACCTCAACGCCAAGGTCGAGGTAAGTCCGATCATGAACCTCGAAGACCTGCAGAAGGGACTGTCGCAGCTGGGGTGA
- a CDS encoding diacylglycerol kinase, protein MTEVAASDQLLVVIDPVARRNDGEAVRIAKDVLSAGATTKVCLPDGPEEFARALRRRGSRRPVVVGDDRALLRAVSVLHRQRELAGCALSVVPVGGAISLVRSLGVPTGAVAGARAVLDGVERRLDLLVDDSDGVVLGALRIPPLAARPGAGMGTTGTDEEDRESESDAEPGASSGHPWLRTCQSLVRTLVPVRPSRTASANGGSGPSRLRVEVDGVTLVDLDQPVEGVSVAPGDAGVAEVEVRPVSVGAEASPLLARGSTVTVSGAHFRYRADALVSGPVRTRTWTVRAGAWGLTLPGA, encoded by the coding sequence ATGACCGAGGTGGCTGCTTCCGACCAGCTTCTGGTGGTCATCGACCCGGTCGCCCGTCGCAATGACGGTGAGGCGGTACGGATCGCAAAAGACGTGCTCAGCGCGGGTGCGACCACGAAAGTATGCCTCCCCGACGGGCCCGAGGAATTCGCCAGGGCACTGCGTCGGCGAGGGTCCCGGCGGCCCGTTGTGGTGGGGGACGATCGTGCCCTGCTGCGTGCGGTGTCCGTTTTGCACCGGCAGCGGGAGCTGGCTGGATGTGCGCTGTCGGTCGTGCCGGTGGGCGGTGCGATCTCGCTCGTACGGTCCCTGGGGGTGCCCACGGGTGCAGTGGCGGGGGCGCGGGCGGTCCTGGACGGGGTCGAGCGGCGGCTGGACCTGCTCGTCGACGACAGCGACGGGGTGGTGCTGGGCGCGCTGCGGATCCCGCCGCTCGCCGCGCGGCCGGGGGCGGGGATGGGGACTACGGGGACGGACGAGGAGGACAGGGAGAGCGAGTCGGACGCCGAGCCGGGGGCTTCCTCCGGTCACCCCTGGCTGCGTACCTGCCAGTCCCTCGTCCGCACGCTGGTGCCCGTACGTCCGTCCCGTACCGCCTCCGCGAACGGCGGCTCCGGGCCGTCCCGGCTGCGGGTCGAGGTCGACGGGGTGACGCTGGTGGATCTGGACCAGCCGGTGGAGGGGGTGTCGGTGGCACCGGGGGACGCGGGCGTGGCCGAGGTCGAGGTCCGCCCGGTGTCGGTGGGCGCGGAGGCCTCACCGCTCCTGGCCCGGGGCAGCACGGTCACCGTGTCGGGCGCGCACTTCCGGTACCGGGCGGACGCCCTGGTGTCGGGGCCGGTACGGACGCGGACGTGGACGGTGCGGGCGGGGGCGTGGGGGCTGACGTTGCCGGGGGCGTGA
- a CDS encoding GbsR/MarR family transcriptional regulator: MSEPTEAGRDTEAVSKFVESFAAQLVEAGMQRMAARVFAALLASDSGAMTSVELGEQLQISPAAVSGAVRYLAQQHMVSREREPGSRRERYRVHSNQWYEAATNRGAVLKRWEYALREGVDGLGPETPAGRRLAETLAFFEFFDSELTKMMDRWRIHREEHFGTG, translated from the coding sequence ATGAGCGAACCGACTGAGGCGGGGCGGGATACGGAGGCGGTCTCGAAGTTCGTCGAGAGCTTCGCCGCGCAGTTGGTCGAGGCCGGGATGCAGCGGATGGCGGCCCGGGTGTTCGCGGCGTTGCTCGCCTCCGACTCCGGGGCGATGACCTCCGTCGAACTCGGCGAGCAGCTGCAGATCAGCCCGGCCGCCGTGTCCGGAGCCGTGCGCTATCTCGCGCAGCAGCACATGGTCTCGCGCGAGCGTGAACCCGGCTCCCGGCGCGAGCGGTATCGCGTCCACAGCAACCAGTGGTACGAGGCGGCGACCAATCGGGGCGCGGTGCTCAAGCGCTGGGAGTACGCCTTGCGGGAGGGGGTCGACGGTCTCGGCCCCGAGACCCCCGCCGGACGGCGGCTCGCCGAGACCCTGGCGTTCTTCGAGTTCTTCGACAGCGAGCTCACCAAGATGATGGATCGCTGGCGGATCCACCGGGAGGAGCACTTCGGCACCGGCTGA